The following nucleotide sequence is from Carassius carassius chromosome 16, fCarCar2.1, whole genome shotgun sequence.
cgtctcgttccctcgaggaactagggttagatacgtaacctagagatgttCTCCTCCTGGACAGTATACTGTCATTTCAATCACATTAATAAAATCACCAATACACCTATTTTTATCGACATAATATTAACGCCCTTCGCCCTTCCCTTACCCCTCATACTACTGCTATACCTGTTTACAGTCTTGTCATCTCCCGCGTTGATTATTGTAATTCTCTTCTCGTTGGTCTTCCTCCCAAATCCCTCTATAAGCTTAAATTGCTTTAACTCAACAACACGTATTATGGCTAGAATCACAGTAATGTGGCATACAGTACAATATAATCTAAATGTGCTGGAAACATCAGATCAGGACAGATTGAGTGTTTTCTCTCCTATCGTGACAGACGGACACATTGAGCAGCAAACATGCAGCAGTTATTGTGTTCTCCTAACAGATACTGCAGTTTCTCCTGGTTTGAAACAGTTTTAAATGTCTGATCCCACATGAAAATAACCTATATAAACATGTTTTAATATAGCTTTTGATTTAGgcttttaatatatgtgacatatataaaattggccattttcctatatatgtacatatatgtacatataatataggaaaacagcCAATCTGTTAGGTGCTGTTCTGATTCagatcacagtgtgaacacaatCTCTGTTCCAGTGGCAGCCAtgtttttctgtgtctgcccgtctctatCATCAGCTTGTGTCCGCTGAGTCTGTATGTGGTCAGTGTGCCAGTTTCTTGTCTGCTATACTGTACTCTCTCTTTAGGGCCAAATAgcattgcatttatttgtgcagtAATCTGACTGATTCTGATGTTGTGTTTCAGAGCATCAGTAGATGTTAGTGAAGCATCAGGACTGAAGCTCTGGATCAGCTGAAGGAGGGTCTTGTTTTCTTTGCTGTTCTCTTTGTATTGCAGGGCTTTATAGTGATATTTTTGGGCGTCACTGAGTTTCAGATGTTTTTAGAATTTAATAGCCCTTTTTGTATCTTTATGATTCGAGGATATTTTCCTAATTCTGCCCtacatgcatttatttgtgtttcggtgcacttgtaatatatttttgcatGCAGGGTCTCAATTGTATGTTTTTCCCATTTAGTGAAATTTTGATTTGGATTTATCAGTGGACCCCATACCTCACTACCATGGGCAATGGGCtcaattactgattataatattTTCATCCAAATTCTAATAGGGATTTCTATAGCATATTGCCATTTTATGGCATAGAAGGCCCTTCATGCTTGATCTCTCAGCATGAATAAAGTTTCCTGTGTACgtgtggtgtgttttttttttttcaaacccagGTAGTTGtagtatggtgtgtgtgtgtgtgtgtgtgtttgttatctGGTTAGTgcctaatgtaaatgtgtgttatGTTCCTTGGGATCTGCATCTTTTCTGAAAGCTCATGATTTTGGTTTTCTTCAGGTTGACTGTCAGGGCCCAGGTATGACAGTATTGTTGTAGCGTGTCCAGGTTCTGCTGTAAACCATGTTGAATAGGAGACAGCAGAACCAGATCATCTGCATACATCAGGCATTTGATCTGTGAGTGGTGTAGGGTGATCGCTCCAGACTGCTCCCCAGTTCATTGATGTAAATGTTAAGTGTCGTGCTTAGGCAGCGGTCCTGTCTCGTTCCACACTCTTAGGAAAGATACCTTTTATGTTTGGTGCTGATTTATACACCGCATTTACTTTCAGTGTACATTGATTTGATAAGGTCATAGGTTTTACCTCCCTAGCCACTTTCAATAAAGCAtgcatatattttacctttttatcCTGGTTAACAAggtttttcaatttgaatatgtAATGTAAAGATGTGGTCAGATGTATGGtaacttggtaaaaaaaaatccaatttgaATTCTGCTCAGTACATTGTGTGTGGTGATGTCTAATGGAAGAAGTCTAATAGTAGAGCATTTATTATGCTACAGAAAAACTTTCCCAGGTTGCTGTTCACACAGATGCCTCTGTAGTTGTTAGGATCAAATTTATCTCCGTTTTTGTTAAGCCTTGATTCCAGATGTCAGGAAAGTAATCTACACTAAGAATTACATTGAATAGTTTTAGAATGGCTAATTGAAATGTACTGCCTGTGTGatttataatttcatttacaCTTCGGTCTGCTTCTCTTCACCTTACTGTTCCTTTTGCTTGCCTCTCCACCATGGGGAGAAGGGCATTTTGCTACTCTTCCCCACCTGGCTCTGGAATTCATTACCACCTGACATCAGAAATATTGACTCACTATCTATTTTTAAATCTAGGCTTAAGTCACCCACTTTTATgcctttagcagacgcttttattcaaaaactttttttaataacttaataaacatttttactaAATAAACAGTTCCATGCTCTACATTGTGTGCCAAAAACAAATGTTATAAaccacatttacaaaaaaagttatataaaaaaaagaattcaccAATTATAGATGCATAAAGGCTTAAATGCTTAAAGATAATTAATGGGGAAACTTTTCCTATAATCAAATACTGCACTGACGCCTTGTTGTAATAactgtgattctttttttttaagatgacaaCATGGCAACTTGGAGCTGTTCACACCCTTCAGACTCAGAACTATTGCACTATCAATGCCGAAAAATAACTAATTAATCTGAGGTGGTCAGGCAGTACAACTCATAACTCTCATTAAACTCCCATTTCACACACCTAAAAAAGTTAATCTGGATCTTAAAGATCAGGTTACAGACAGGTGCGTTTCAGGGTTGGAGTTGAGTCAGACCTCCTTGGATCTTTAAAAATCCGATTTTCAGAGAGTGCTTCAAAACCCTCCTGAACTACCAATTCAACGCTTTTTCCACTGAGAGATCGCAGGTTGAGAGGATGACAGCACGAGTGTCCTGTTCGCTGattgctgttttattgtgtcTTGCCAAAGGACCTTTCACAGGTGAGGACTTTTAAATTCATTACACAGCGCaaagaaaatatgtaaataagtaggctacccattcatacCCATGACTTTAGGGACATGTCAGAGCATAGAAATATAAAGTGTAGAGTTGGTGTAGTTTAAATAACCTGAAAAAGTTTATTTCTAAATCATAAATCTTGTAAGGAACAAAAATGACAAAGATgagcattgtttatttttttttaggagcCGTTGATTTGGATAAAGTGTTGTTACCAGGTATGTATGCCATCACTACTGTCCTCTTAAATTTTACAAATGCTCTGTAGCCTACTTTATCTGTTTAACAACTCTTAGTATTCAATTTAGCATGGGAGTTAAGTAAAATGTATAATGTTGAAGTACTACCTAACAAGCAACTTATTCAAATAGTCCAATCGCATGGGTTTAATGTGTTGTCTATTTTGCTTCAAACTTGTTACTATTTTGATTCTTTGCTCTTTAAGCATTTTCATACTCGGGTCATATGGGTTTTTTTGCAGTTTGTAGCGTAGCTATCCTTTGATGTAAACAGTCTGCAAAGTTGTTAATCAAAGTGTATCATACATAAATACTGTCTCTCAAAAGAACTGACTCAGAATTGCCTAAATGAGtcgtaattatttattttttttccaaatcatcTGCCTGTTAAAGATAAATTTCACTAGGTCTgacctgcccacaaacacttcTGCTAGTTAGTGTTTTACCATCATATCGAGAAGATGCTCAAAAGCAGCCTACTCAACAGTGGTTCTTTGGCTTGTAATCATTGGGAACCTCTTTATTATATGGCACCTAATTGTATACCCTAATTATTTGACTACATAACAGCAGTTAATAAATGAACACaggactgatttttattttttatttttttcagtgataattgtttttctgttatgttttgtACATCAGAAAAGCCAGGAGTGTGTCCAAGAAACAACGTAATAGGAATTTGTGTTGTGAGGGAGAATAACTGTTTCAAAGATGGCGACTGTCCTAATGATCTGAAATGCTGCAGCAATGGATGTGGACGTCAGTGTATGCCTCCATATAGAGGTACTTTATTGATATTAATGTGTagttctatttattttttcatttgtttttgaatGCAGTAAGGTGTTTAGAAATGAGGTTTCTGTCATGTGTCTGTGTAACAGAAAAGCCAGGAGTGTGTCCAAGGAACAACATAATAGGAATTTGTGTTGTGAGGGAGAATTACTGTTTCGAAGACGATGACTGTCCGAACGATCAGAAATGCTGCAGTTATGGATGTGGACGTCAGTGTATGAGTCCTTATAGaggtatttatattatattaatgtgtggatctatttttattttggtgCTGCAGCACTAAATGTGGACATGCATGTACACCTCAATTTAAATctgttattttgatttcaatCGCAAAGTGCTTGAAGTTGCTCCAAAGCGCCATTTCAAGCATATGGCTTTTCAAAAGAACTACAACTCGCTCTAAAAGTAAAACTTGTTGTTCATGCTTTGAGTGTTTTGTGATCTGTCAGAGTTTGAATGCATCTAAATGAACAGACTAATTCTTGCTATCTGTATCCATGCAGTGAGGCCTGATCCATGACTCAAACCAGATATGTGCTGATCACTCTTCCATGATGATCAGTAACCTGCCAGACAGAAGTGTTGACCAACCACCTGTGGACATGCAtgcctttctctctgtctgtttctccATGCTATACTTGAGATCTTATGCATACATTAAATAAATCTCATAGCTTAGTGAAActtctgtctctgtgtgtatgttgTTGGGTTGAAGTACAAATCTATCAGAAATTAAACCAAGAATGCAGGGTAACCCTAATGTGAgaggaaatgtattttttttaatagttgtgaaAAACTTTCAGTAATAAGTGAGTCTAAATATGTCTAAgaatatatttgtataatgtttatttaatacttttgACACAtcctttttacattacatttacatttatgcatttaacagacgcttttatccaaagtgacttacagtgcgtTCAGGCTAACATTTATTACCTAACAtgcgttccctgggaatcgaacccacaaccttgcactgctaacacaatgctctaccacttgagccacaggaacacaggaacatatttttttcttaaattaaagaCTAAatttagtgaagtgacatacagctagctaagtatggtgacccatactcagaattcgtgctctgcatttaactcatccaaagtgcacacacacagcagtgaacacaaaccatgaacacccacccggagcagtgggcagccatttatgctgcggcgcccggggagcagtttggggttcggtgccttgaccaaaggcacctcagttgtggtattgccagcctgaggtCGAACTTActaccctagggttaggagtctaaatctctaatcactaggccatgaccccccccccccctcccccctccaCATCATTTAATGGTTTAATGGTTCCATAGACATTGCCCACCCTGCTCATAGTACTTTTGTAGGTCTTAAAGAGCCCCTTTTTTGGGTAATGACAGGTTCACactttggttttgggagtccccaacaacaggatgacatgcatgcaaggtcaaaaaacactttcattgtcaaaaaatatgcatttttatttttttcccttttttgctCGCTTTAGCGAGTCATTTTTCCAATCCCTCCTTTGTGTGACGCTAAACTGTGGTGATTGGTCTGATGACACAGTCTGCTGTGATTGGTCTACTGTGTGCAGTGCATGTCAATAAAAGAAAGCCCATTACTAGCCCACAGCTCAGtggtaaaaaaactaaatagccATGACATGTGTTAGCCCAATGCAGAAATGTATTGCAGTTTGTACACAAACATATTGCTCCATTCTTTATCAGAACTGCaagtaataacaacaacaaacctTTACTATTCATCAacacatttctagacaattgcgAGCAAACAGATATTGCTGTTAGACGGAGACCTACAAGTTGCATGGAGTGAACAACTaaatatatacactcactggccccTTTATTAGGTACATCTTGCTAGTACAGGGTTGGACCCCAGTTTGCcctcagaactgccttaattctttgtaaCATAGATTCAACAATGTGTTGAAACaatcctcagagattttggtccatgtATACACGATAGCAGctcgcagttgctgcagatttgtcggctgtacaaccatgatgcgaatctcccgttcctccaaatcccaaagatgctctattgggttgagatctggtgactgtggaggccatttgagtaaagtgaactcattgtcacgttcaagaaaccagtctgagattatttgagctttgtgacatggtgcattatcctgctggaagtagccatcagaagatgggtacactgtagtcataaagggatggacatggtcagaaacattgctcaggtaggctgtggatTTCAcctatttaattatttagttaaTTCTAGTTAATTCTAATTATTTAAGTTATATTGTTTGCAGATAGATTAAGGAATACTAAGGTCCCTAGAGACCTGAGGTATGTGTTTAAGGGTTTAAAAACAAAGGGTTTTCTCTGTTGGTCAGGGTCATTTTTTGTTCAGCACTAAGCTTCCTGTCATTTATAAGCCCATGTGACCAGTGTGGGAAGAGTTACAGACAGAGAGGCATTTTCAAATCACATCTGCAATCTCATTCTGGAGAAAGACCATTCAACTGTGATCGGTGCGGTAAGAATTTTTTTTGGTCAGGATCCCTGAAGAACCACAGGAGAAGCCTTAAGTGTGTTctttgtgtggaaagagttttagtcAGCGCGATACTTTAAAAAGACACCAGAAAAGTCACAGCGGTGTGAAGGATTATATGTGCTTTGATTGTGGGAAGACTTTTGTTACAAATGCTGAACTGAAACTGCACCAGcgaatccacactggagaaaaaccttacaagtgttcaaaCTGTGAAAAGAGATTCCGCCGGTCAGAATATCTGAGAACACTGGAGAAAAAACATATCACTGCCCTCCATGTgtgaaacaaattaaaaagtgtgcaGACATTTGAAAGAGGAGACTTCTGCTTTTCAGAAAAAGTGGTGATGAAGGTCAGCTGGATCCCATTAACCTATGTCTTAGCACATGAGAAAAACTCTAATGCAGTTGAAATACTACTGTAACTCTAGTTGTTCAACTCTGTTTTTCAAAGATTTCATTTTTTGATTCAGAATATATTTCAATAAGGTATTAgtgacagagtgatgaagccaatcagcagatatggggattgttaggaagCCATTTCACAAACCTAAAAAAGTTAATCTGGATCTTAAAGATCAGGTTACAGACAGGTGCGTTTCAGGGTTGGAGTTGAGTCAGACCTCCTTGGATCTTTAAAAATCTGATTTTCAGAGAGTGCTTCAAAACCCTCCTGAACTACCAATTCAACGCTTTTTCCACTGAGAGATCGCAGGTTGAGAGGATGACAGCACGAGTGTGTTGCTCGCTGattgctgttttattgtgtcTTGCCAAAGGACCTTTCACAGGTGAGGACTTTTAAATTCATTACACAGCGCaaagaaaatatgtaaataagtaggctacccattcatacCCATGACTTTAGGGACATGTCAGAGCATAGAAATATAAAGTGTAGAGTTGGTGTAGTTTAAATAACCTGATAAAGTTTATTTCTAAATCATAAATCTTGTAAGGAACAAAAATGACAAAGATgagcattgtttatttttttttaggagcCGTTGATTTGGATAAAGTGTTGTTACCAGGTATGTATGCCATCACTACTGTCCTCTTAAATTTTACAAATGCTCTGTAGCCTACTTTATCTGTTTAACAACTCTTAGTATTCAATTTAGCATGGGAGTTAAGTAAAATGTATAATGTTGAAGTACTACCTAACAAGCAAGAGCGAAACTCTCTTCATGCATAGTTTTTGATGGCAAGTcgtaataattacaattaatgaaTTACAATTAATCAAAAGTTAATTAATCACCATTAATTATCAGCAatgtgaaacaaaaacaaaaatctacaTTTATGGGGACAACAACTTTTTGTCACTGTAGTTAAATgaggtaaaaattattttattttaaggacaAATTTTTGAATGCTGACTGGAGAACTGTTTCCCATGTTCAAATTTGCATAACTATCTTTAGCTTAGCTCTTATGGTAAACTCAAGATTTAGCAGCAGGTCTAGGCACATTTATTCAAACAGTAAATTTGAGTGAAGTGCCAACTGTTTGAACTGTTTAAATAATCATGTCAGACATGTTAAAACAGCACAACTCTCTCAGTCTTCACAAGAAATTTAGACACATAATTTCCACAGAAATCTACATATCCCACGAGCAACAAAGGTCCAGCAGCAGCAGAGATCAGCACACACAGAGCCGAGTCTGTAAGCCGTGTGCTATATGATAAAGAAAGACAATCATTAATAAGAGAAAATGTCGAAAAAAAAGGATTCCCAATTGCTTTAGCCTACTTTCATTTTTCCCCCTGCGGCTTTCCTTGTCGTCTAGTCTTGTTCATTGTGAGTATATGTTTGTTCCTGCCCTCTCTATATTCTGAGTTTGATGCTGGCAGTGAGACTTGCATATCTCTCTGAAATACTCATGTGCCAAGCCTCTGGAACTGTAGAACAGTCTTTTCGAAACAGCACCACTGTTCAGTCTGCGTCTCTCACAAATCTGTGAAAGTACCTGCGCATAAGCAGGTCTAGACAAGTGGAGCTGGGGAGGAGGAGGGAATGTCTCAGACTGCGCTGCTAGACTGTTATCGCTGTAATGGTTTATTGCCTGCTTATTTGGGATTGGTGTAATTGGaagacatttagacatttattacataaatataagcaacactgaaaaaaaacaacaacactgtaaTACTCACCTGTAGGTGACGCTGTGAGGTCAGTTTTGGGTTATATATGACGTATTTGTGATTTCAggggttaatgtttattttttgtatggcttcacaatttaaatgtgtatttctttGTGTGTCAGAATGTTatctgtattgtattttattttcattgtactCCCAGTTTGACTAAACTGAATGTCATGTGACCCCTCCTGATTAACTTAACCTGGAAGTGTTAGCACAAACTGATAGACAAGCCATGAATTCAGATACATGTTAGTGCTCCTGACCATTCTACTGCTGGTTACCGGGCAAAAATGGTGAAAGTGTTAATGTTTTGTATATTCCTTTATTTGTGTTAGATGTCATTTATAATGTTGTGAGTATAACTGTTTTCTTTGTTTCAGTTTATGTTTAGTATTTACAGTGTTCCATatcaataaataaagtatatggacACCAGTATTTCGGAAGCATGGAATGTTTAATGACCAGTGTAAGACACCATAAACCTTAACATGGAATGTCTTGTTCGTTTTCTTATTACCAATAATTGTGATTAGTTTATAAAGTTCTGAGTCTGGTGTTTATGTTGGTAAGTGTAAGTCTGATCCAGCTCTATGAATCTCCCTTCAGCACTATTAAATAATGAGCTTTGACTATCCTTTATGAGAGCTATGGGAGCACCTTGATCTCCAAGCATCCAGAATTTGCCAGTTAAtggaaaaccaaaaacaaaatataCCAAATATGCAATTTACAAAAACATCTTCCATAAGAAGCACTTTATTAACAACTTTCTTGATCATACAAGCTAAATGCCTACATCATTTGCTCTTCAAAAGCCTTATTAACTCTCTTTGGGCAAGGTGCAAGTGTCTGATCATATATAAAGCCAAAATACCAACTCTGATGATGTActgtttaattataaaaaaaaccttccccctttctaacttttttttttagtgcttAGTGGAATGCTGTGGGATACTTATCTAAACTATGCCATGGCAGAAAAAAGATTAGGAAACACTGCATCATAAAATGTCACGTCCACCACAGCAGAGACgaccaatcggatcacagctCCTTTTGACTCCATTTGTCACAGTCTGTAGAAAGAAGTAGGCACTTCATTAAACCAAGTCTGTAGAAACTGCATTAAACAAACTCTTTCAAAAAGACTTTGACATGTCAACTCTTACTGTTTCAAGGTATCTGTGAAGAAACGCTGATATCACCACTGTTACCTGAACATGTCTGACAGAGTTGATCgatgtccagatgtgtggtctgggTGCTGACAGGATTGTTAATCACACAGCTGTAGGTGtttatatcctgatattccacctccagaggaagagagagactgATCCTGAAATCAGactcactgatgctggacaataaactgtttcctttgtaccaggagagtgtcacatgacccacattcaccactgaacacaacagCACACTTTTGAAccctgatgatgatgaggatgatgaacaCTGAGGAGAGTATCTGGTGATGACAGGAACAGGCACAGGAGCTggagagtaaataaataaataaatccaagaaTAAGCACAACTGACAGCAGGTAAGGGGTGTTAcgtaaatataaaattaagtacAGTTTGCATCTGTACAATAGGCTACTCACCATAAACAgtgacaatgatttttttttgcaactctGTCTGTCCGAGATCGATACTTAGTTCATAAACTCCAGTGTGTTCattattgatgtctgtgatgGTGAGATCTCCAGTCTGTCTGTCGAGctgcagtctgtctctgaatacCGTGTGACTGGAAGTAATGATGTTTCCTGACTTTATTCTGGTTAACAAAGTCCTGCTGGATCCAAACCTCCAATCGATGTCTTGATCGCCCTGTCTTTCAGTAAAACCAGTTCGGAGAGTGAACGACTCTCCCTCCATCGCTGACACGATCTCAAGCGTCTCAGCGCCTAAagttatttaaacaatattaaatgtaaatcctcatattaaatattaagataaTTGAAACCCTTAATCCTTAAATGTTTTAAACGATATTAGTTTAGCTAATCTGTAGGCTAGCCTGCTAACACTGAGgccataaatacatttattactcaccgatcagaggagaaaaaaataaacagaacaaaacgAGCCCGTGAATCATTTTCTTCAACCGTTTGAGATCCGTTCAGTGGCTGGTCCGTTAATGTCTGAAAAAAATGAGGTTGACTTCAAGAAACACGACAGAATGGCGTTTAACAAGGTTTCAGTGTCATAAACACTTTGTGTAGATCACTTGTGCTGAGTCAAGCAGATAAaaactctttagccaatcagggACAGAAGAATACGTTTCCCGTCTCGCTTTATCCCTATATCTAGCCTTATATAAAGCCATAAAATAGAAATCCGTATAGCTTGCTTCCATAGAAATCATGATATTGGTTTTACCGAATAACGATCCCTGACACACAGCTAGAAGTAATATCATCAAGAACATAAGCGCATGAATTTTGTGTGACTTTGACTCAGAAAAGGAGCTGATAGAGTTTCAAAAGCATTCAGTGCaaactaaattattttactgtattattaattattttaaattattttattttactttatcttACTGACTAACACTATGCAGAATATGTCAAGCCTCGAATGAAGAAGCATTTCATAGTTTTGATCTCGCCAAGTTCGACTTTGGAACATTTCGAAATAGTAG
It contains:
- the LOC132159578 gene encoding uncharacterized protein LOC132159578; the encoded protein is MIHGLVLFCLFFSPLIGAETLEIVSAMEGESFTLRTGFTERQGDQDIDWRFGSSRTLLTRIKSGNIITSSHTVFRDRLQLDRQTGDLTITDINNEHTGVYELSIDLGQTELQKKIIVTVYAPVPVPVITRYSPQCSSSSSSSGFKSVLLCSVVNVGHVTLSWYKGNSLLSSISESDFRISLSLPLEVEYQDINTYSCVINNPVSTQTTHLDIDQLCQTCSDCDKWSQKEL